GTCGTGGGTCGACCGGAGCTCGACTAGGGCGTCGATGGGATCCATACCGGTGTTCTCCGCGAGCGTCCGCGGGAGGACGTCGACGGCGTCGGCGAACGCCTCGATGGCGAGTTGTCTGCGGCCCTCGACGCTGGCGACGCTGGTCCGGACGTGGTCTGCGATCGCGACCTCCGTCGCGCCGGCGCCGGGGACGACGCCGCCGGCGTCGAGCGCGGCGGTGACGACGTCGAGCGCGTCACGGAGCGCGCGCTCGAGTTCGTCGGCGACGTGTTCGGTGCCGCCCCGGGCGAAAACCGTGACCGTCTCGGCGGCGGCGCCGCCCTCGACGAACGCGAGGTCGTCGTCACCGAAGGACTCGACGCGGACGGTCTCGGCGCTGCCGAGGTCGTCGCTTTCGAAGTCACTCAGCGTGCCGACGGTCGAGGCACCGGTCGCGCGGGCGACCGAGCGGGCCTCGTCGTCGTCGACGGAGTCGAACGCGAGGACGCCCTCCTTGGCGAGGTACGAGGCGACGAGGTCGTCGACGTCGCCCGTGACGAACGCGACGTCGACGCCGGCGTCCGCGACGGATTCGGCGTAGCCACGGAGTTCCGATTCCTCGGCCTCGATGGCGGCGTTGAGTTGGTCGACGTCGGTGATGTCGTACTCGGCGTCGATCTCGGCCTCGCGGACCTCGAGGTCGAGATCGAAGACGCCGATCGAGGCGTCTTCGACGGCCGTCGGCATGTCGTCGTGGAGCGGCTCCTCCTCGCTGACGACGCCCTGGACGAGTTCGGTGGCCGACGCGCCGGCTCCCGTCTGCGTTCGGATCGTGATGGCGTCGCGGTCGACGCCGTCGTCGGATTGGACCTGCTGGACCGCGGCGACGACCGTCTCGGCGAGGGACGCGGCGTCCATGTCGCCGGTTCCCTTGCCGGTCATCGAGGACTCGGCGACCGACTCAAGGCTCTCGTCGTCGAGGTCGTCGGCCAGCGTGACGTCCTCGATGGCTTCGAGGGCGAGGGTTGCGGCCTCCCGGTACCCCTCGACGATCGTCGTCGGGTGGATGTCGTCGTCGATGAGGTCCTCGGCCTGGGCGAGCAACTGCCCCGCGAGCACGGAGGCGGTCGTCGTCCCGTCGCCGACCTCTTCTTCTTGTGTCTCGGCGACTTCGACGATCATCTGGGCCGCGGGGTGTTCGATGTCCATCTCCTGAAGGATCGTCGCGCCGTCGTTCGTGATGACGACGTCCCCGGAATCGGAGACGAGCATCTTGTCCATCCCGCGCGGGCCGAGCGTCGTGCGTACCGACTCGCTGACGGCCTTTCCGGCCGTGATGTTCGACGACTGGGCGTCCTTGCCCCGGGTGCGTTCTGTGTCCTCGTTGAGAATGAAAAGCGGCTGTCCGCGTCGCTGGCGCATCTGCTGTGACATGTTCAGTTCATATGTCGTCAGCGGTTCTATATAAAACCTTCGTAACG
The genomic region above belongs to Natronomonas moolapensis 8.8.11 and contains:
- the thsA gene encoding thermosome subunit alpha, which encodes MSQQMRQRRGQPLFILNEDTERTRGKDAQSSNITAGKAVSESVRTTLGPRGMDKMLVSDSGDVVITNDGATILQEMDIEHPAAQMIVEVAETQEEEVGDGTTTASVLAGQLLAQAEDLIDDDIHPTTIVEGYREAATLALEAIEDVTLADDLDDESLESVAESSMTGKGTGDMDAASLAETVVAAVQQVQSDDGVDRDAITIRTQTGAGASATELVQGVVSEEEPLHDDMPTAVEDASIGVFDLDLEVREAEIDAEYDITDVDQLNAAIEAEESELRGYAESVADAGVDVAFVTGDVDDLVASYLAKEGVLAFDSVDDDEARSVARATGASTVGTLSDFESDDLGSAETVRVESFGDDDLAFVEGGAAAETVTVFARGGTEHVADELERALRDALDVVTAALDAGGVVPGAGATEVAIADHVRTSVASVEGRRQLAIEAFADAVDVLPRTLAENTGMDPIDALVELRSTHDAEGRAGLISEGQSGDVGDPVEHGILDPAAVKREAVESATEAATMIARIDDVISAE